One genomic segment of Nocardioides cavernaquae includes these proteins:
- a CDS encoding ferredoxin reductase gives MSLIAQRLTSSALARRVLNSSFAAALTTPHGVDRYVEMIDPLWSSTEIRAEVTEVERKTADSVTLTLRPNSLFNGFKAGQFVKLSVEIDGIRRTRCYSPANSQFRRDGQIELTIKVDPNGLVSPWLLANAKPGMIVQVSQAQGEFFIPLPHPRSILLISGGSGITPVMSMLRTLTERAYIGKVTFLHYSFTEDDVIYRKEIAEIEEKYEGIRIIRAYTNADNGDLQGFFSREHLVAADKHFAEAETFLCGPMPLMDGVRAVFEAEGISDRLHLEQFAAPTRTVATDEATGTLTFGASEVEVENNGQTILEQAEAAGLTPDYGCRIGICNTCVFKKDSGTTRNVLTGEIDSDEDVNIKTCISAPCGDVSIAL, from the coding sequence ATGTCGCTCATCGCTCAGAGGCTGACGTCGTCAGCGCTTGCTCGTCGCGTGCTGAACTCGTCCTTCGCCGCAGCGCTCACCACGCCCCACGGCGTCGACCGCTACGTCGAGATGATCGACCCGCTGTGGTCCAGCACCGAGATCCGCGCCGAGGTCACCGAGGTCGAGCGGAAGACCGCCGACTCCGTGACGCTGACGCTGCGGCCCAACAGCCTCTTCAACGGCTTCAAGGCAGGCCAGTTCGTCAAGCTCTCCGTCGAGATCGACGGCATCCGTCGCACTCGCTGCTACTCGCCGGCGAACTCCCAGTTCCGCCGCGACGGCCAGATCGAGCTGACCATCAAGGTCGACCCGAACGGCCTGGTCTCCCCGTGGCTGCTGGCCAACGCGAAGCCCGGGATGATCGTGCAGGTCTCGCAGGCGCAGGGTGAGTTCTTCATCCCGCTGCCGCACCCGCGCAGCATCCTGCTGATCAGCGGCGGCTCCGGCATCACTCCGGTGATGTCGATGCTCCGCACGCTCACCGAGCGCGCCTACATCGGCAAGGTCACCTTCCTGCACTACTCCTTCACCGAGGACGACGTGATCTACCGCAAGGAGATCGCCGAGATCGAGGAGAAGTACGAGGGCATCCGCATCATCCGCGCCTACACCAACGCGGACAACGGTGACCTCCAGGGCTTCTTCAGCCGTGAGCACCTGGTCGCTGCCGACAAGCACTTCGCCGAGGCCGAGACCTTCCTCTGTGGCCCGATGCCGCTGATGGACGGCGTCCGCGCCGTGTTCGAGGCCGAGGGCATCTCCGACCGCCTCCACCTCGAGCAGTTCGCGGCGCCGACGCGCACCGTAGCCACCGACGAGGCGACCGGAACCCTGACGTTCGGCGCCTCGGAGGTCGAGGTCGAGAACAACGGCCAGACCATCCTCGAGCAGGCAGAAGCTGCCGGCCTGACGCCGGACTACGGCTGCCGGATCGGCATCTGCAACACCTGCGTGTTCAAGAAGGACTCAGGTACGACGCGCAACGTCCTGACCGGCGAGATCGACAGCGACGAAGACGTGAACATCAAGACCTGCATCTCGGCGCCCTGCGGCGACGTGTCCATCGCCCTCTGA
- a CDS encoding NADH:flavin oxidoreductase/NADH oxidase family protein has protein sequence MASLNDPLELPSGLRLRNRIAKAALSEALGDGDNSPDERIVTLYRRWAQGGYGLLITGNVMVDRAHLGEPGNIVIEDDRALPQLTAWSKAAHDGGAAIFAQLNHPGRQSNLLNIGHQPVAPSAVPLALPGAATPRALTSAEIEEIIERFAAAAEVCEDAGFDGVQIHAAHGYLVTQFLSPLTNLRDDEWGGDPTRRMRFLLEVVRRVRARVSPGFAVAVKLNSADFQRGGFTEDDSRAVVAALAQEDVDLIEVSGGNYESPAMSGSESPSTRAREAYFLDYARSVRREAGTVPLAVTGGFRTRAGMEEALAAGDCEVVGIGRPTVTTTDAADAILGGHTETLITHEIQTGMRRVIGRFADLKALDGILNLTWNEDQMHRLARGLEPDLNRGPLVSALSMLRRNGRISFKPRRGVA, from the coding sequence ATGGCCTCGCTCAACGATCCGCTCGAACTCCCGTCCGGTCTGCGACTGCGCAACCGCATCGCGAAGGCCGCCCTCAGCGAGGCCCTCGGGGATGGCGACAACTCGCCCGACGAGCGGATCGTGACGCTCTACCGCCGGTGGGCGCAGGGTGGTTACGGCCTCCTGATCACCGGCAACGTGATGGTCGACCGGGCGCACCTCGGCGAGCCGGGCAACATCGTGATCGAGGACGACCGGGCCCTGCCGCAGCTCACGGCCTGGTCCAAGGCGGCCCACGACGGGGGAGCGGCGATCTTCGCCCAGCTGAACCACCCCGGCCGCCAGTCCAACCTCCTCAACATCGGCCACCAGCCGGTCGCGCCGAGCGCCGTACCTCTGGCCCTTCCGGGCGCCGCCACCCCGCGCGCCCTCACCTCCGCCGAGATCGAGGAGATCATCGAGCGGTTCGCTGCCGCGGCGGAGGTCTGCGAGGACGCCGGGTTCGACGGCGTACAGATCCACGCCGCTCACGGCTACCTGGTCACGCAGTTCCTCTCGCCGCTGACCAACCTGCGCGACGACGAGTGGGGCGGTGACCCGACCCGGCGGATGCGCTTCCTGCTTGAGGTCGTACGCCGCGTGCGTGCCCGGGTCAGCCCCGGCTTCGCCGTCGCGGTCAAGCTCAACTCAGCCGACTTCCAGCGCGGCGGCTTCACCGAGGACGACTCCCGCGCCGTCGTCGCAGCACTCGCCCAGGAGGACGTCGACCTGATCGAGGTCAGCGGCGGCAACTACGAGTCGCCGGCGATGTCCGGCTCGGAGTCGCCCTCGACCCGGGCCCGCGAGGCCTACTTCCTCGACTACGCCCGGTCCGTACGCCGTGAGGCCGGCACCGTCCCGCTGGCCGTCACCGGCGGGTTCCGGACCCGGGCTGGCATGGAGGAGGCGCTCGCCGCAGGCGACTGCGAGGTCGTCGGGATCGGTCGCCCGACCGTCACCACGACCGACGCTGCCGACGCGATCCTCGGCGGTCACACGGAGACCCTGATCACGCACGAGATCCAGACCGGCATGCGCCGGGTGATCGGCCGGTTCGCCGACCTCAAGGCCCTCGACGGGATCCTCAACCTGACCTGGAACGAGGACCAGATGCACCGCCTCGCCCGCGGCCTCGAGCCGGACCTCAACCGCGGTCCGCTGGTCTCGGCGCTGTCGATGCTGCGTCGCAACGGGCGGATCTCCTTCAAGCCGCGCCGTGGTGTCGCATGA
- a CDS encoding alpha/beta hydrolase, translating into MSNHSDVGYGVTRHDVSFASSGDSCAAWLFLPEGVINPPVVILGHGLGATREMGLAAFAERFAQAGVAALAFTYRHFGDSAGQPRQLLSIKRQLADWDAAISHVKTRSDVDGTRIAVWGSSFGGGHAIIVASRHPELRAAVSQCPFTDGLASARALGPVGTMRLLPTVGRDVLAMATRKDPVLITLAGAPGDKALMTAPDALPGYLALVPEGGTFINEVAARVAPTITRHRPGKAAKDVKMPILFCICDHDSVTPPEETVAYARTAPRGEIKQYDAGHFDIYLGEPFEAVVADQTEFLTRHLKA; encoded by the coding sequence ATGAGCAACCACAGCGATGTCGGCTACGGGGTCACCCGCCACGATGTCAGCTTCGCCTCGTCCGGCGACAGCTGCGCGGCCTGGCTCTTCCTGCCCGAGGGCGTCATCAACCCGCCTGTCGTGATCCTCGGCCATGGACTCGGCGCCACACGCGAGATGGGCCTCGCCGCGTTCGCCGAGCGATTCGCGCAGGCCGGCGTCGCGGCTCTCGCCTTCACCTACCGGCACTTCGGCGACTCCGCGGGCCAGCCACGGCAACTGCTCTCCATCAAGCGTCAGCTGGCCGACTGGGACGCGGCCATCTCCCACGTGAAGACCCGCTCAGATGTCGACGGCACCCGGATCGCCGTCTGGGGGAGTTCCTTCGGCGGTGGGCACGCCATCATCGTCGCCTCCCGCCACCCCGAGCTGCGCGCAGCCGTTTCGCAGTGCCCGTTCACCGACGGGCTCGCCTCGGCCAGGGCGCTGGGCCCGGTCGGGACGATGCGGTTGCTGCCGACCGTCGGGCGCGACGTCCTCGCCATGGCCACTCGCAAGGACCCCGTCCTGATCACGCTCGCGGGGGCGCCGGGGGACAAGGCGCTGATGACGGCACCCGATGCCCTGCCGGGCTACCTCGCGCTCGTTCCGGAAGGCGGCACGTTCATCAACGAGGTCGCCGCTCGCGTCGCGCCCACCATCACCCGGCACCGTCCGGGCAAGGCCGCGAAGGACGTGAAGATGCCGATCCTCTTCTGCATCTGCGACCACGACTCCGTCACCCCGCCCGAGGAGACCGTCGCCTATGCCAGGACTGCGCCTCGGGGCGAGATCAAGCAGTACGACGCCGGCCACTTCGACATCTACCTCGGCGAACCGTTCGAGGCAGTCGTCGCCGATCAGACCGAGTTCCTCACCCGCCACCTGAAGGCCTGA
- a CDS encoding SDR family NAD(P)-dependent oxidoreductase — translation MTRQAYDLAGKVVLITGGNGGIGNATARELLSRGARVVIADLAPETPQRAAELNAQMALGCVADVRDRASLDAAVAQTLERFGRLDIVIANAGLLAKAATLRNTPIADLEATLAVNVTGVANTVAAGLEAVIASQGQIVLISSVFAFVNGMGTIPYAMSKAAVEQLGRGLRVELADHGVSVLTAFFSLVQTDMIARGVDEDPMVMELLRTLPKPMLKRITPAVAATAIADGLEVRSSRVIRPALWRPVSALRGLLGPALDARFASDRRILDVLARLDARGVAAPRPGAEMPAPRRSSTRQATTRKKARA, via the coding sequence ATGACCCGCCAGGCCTACGACCTCGCCGGCAAGGTCGTTCTCATCACCGGCGGCAACGGTGGCATCGGAAACGCCACCGCGCGCGAGCTGTTGAGCCGCGGAGCCCGGGTGGTGATCGCGGACCTGGCCCCGGAGACGCCGCAGCGTGCCGCCGAGCTCAACGCGCAGATGGCGCTGGGCTGCGTCGCCGATGTCCGTGACCGGGCATCGCTCGATGCGGCCGTCGCGCAGACCCTCGAGCGCTTCGGGCGCCTGGACATCGTGATCGCCAACGCCGGCCTGCTGGCCAAGGCGGCGACCCTGCGCAACACCCCGATCGCCGACCTTGAGGCGACCCTCGCGGTCAACGTCACCGGTGTCGCCAACACGGTGGCCGCCGGTCTGGAGGCCGTGATCGCGAGCCAGGGCCAGATCGTGCTGATCAGCTCGGTCTTCGCGTTCGTCAACGGCATGGGGACGATCCCGTACGCCATGAGCAAGGCGGCCGTGGAGCAGCTGGGGCGCGGGTTGCGCGTCGAGCTCGCGGACCACGGCGTGTCTGTCCTCACGGCGTTCTTCTCGCTGGTGCAGACCGACATGATCGCCCGTGGCGTCGACGAGGACCCGATGGTCATGGAGCTGCTCAGGACGCTCCCCAAGCCCATGCTCAAGCGGATCACTCCAGCCGTTGCCGCGACAGCCATCGCCGACGGGCTCGAAGTCCGATCCAGCCGCGTCATCCGTCCGGCGCTGTGGCGTCCGGTCTCCGCGCTGCGCGGGCTGCTCGGCCCTGCCCTCGACGCCCGGTTCGCCAGCGACCGCCGCATCCTCGACGTCCTCGCGCGGCTCGACGCCCGCGGTGTCGCCGCACCCCGACCTGGAGCGGAAATGCCCGCACCTCGACGGAGCTCGACTCGACAGGCCACCACCCGAAAGAAGGCACGCGCATGA
- a CDS encoding alpha/beta fold hydrolase codes for MTTWKSTPNKTIDVNGTSFAYRELGKRGGVPVVFLHHFTAVLDDWDPRVLDGVASQHHVIAFDNRGVGATGGKVPTDIEHMGADAIAFIRALGHEQVDLIGFSLGGAVAQMVALQAPDLVRRMVVAGSGPRGGGGIWKMPFIVGGAYAKAFLLRKDPRHFLFFPRTTVGKKAANAYFERLGERTVGRDKPISSQARLAQLKAITTAGMHAKDDLSQITIPVFVANGDKDLMVASEHSKDMAARLPDSRLRIYPDSGHGGVFQYHQEFVPEVLDFLGAGSAAAAS; via the coding sequence ATGACCACCTGGAAGTCCACCCCCAACAAGACGATCGACGTCAACGGCACCTCGTTCGCCTACCGCGAGCTCGGCAAGCGTGGCGGCGTACCGGTGGTGTTCCTGCACCACTTCACCGCCGTCCTCGACGACTGGGACCCGCGCGTCCTCGACGGCGTCGCGTCGCAGCACCACGTGATCGCCTTCGACAACCGCGGTGTCGGCGCGACCGGCGGCAAGGTGCCCACCGACATCGAGCACATGGGTGCCGACGCGATCGCCTTCATCCGTGCGCTCGGGCACGAGCAGGTCGACCTGATCGGCTTCTCGCTCGGCGGCGCCGTCGCCCAGATGGTCGCCCTCCAGGCTCCCGACCTCGTACGCCGCATGGTCGTCGCCGGCAGCGGCCCCCGCGGCGGCGGCGGGATCTGGAAGATGCCCTTCATCGTCGGTGGTGCCTACGCGAAGGCGTTCCTGCTGCGGAAGGACCCGCGCCACTTCCTCTTCTTTCCGCGCACGACGGTCGGCAAGAAGGCGGCCAACGCCTACTTCGAGCGGCTCGGGGAGCGGACGGTCGGTCGCGACAAGCCGATCTCCTCGCAGGCGCGTCTCGCCCAGCTGAAGGCCATCACCACGGCCGGGATGCACGCGAAGGACGACCTGTCGCAGATCACGATCCCGGTCTTCGTCGCCAATGGGGACAAGGACCTGATGGTCGCCAGTGAGCACTCGAAGGACATGGCTGCGCGGCTGCCCGACAGCCGGCTGCGGATCTACCCGGATTCCGGCCATGGCGGCGTCTTCCAGTACCACCAGGAGTTCGTGCCGGAGGTCCTCGACTTCCTGGGCGCCGGGTCCGCAGCGGCAGCGTCCTGA
- a CDS encoding GMC oxidoreductase, whose protein sequence is MSSTTHPPLDQDWVVVGSGFGGSVAALRLAEKGHRVAVIERGRAYADEELPASASDSRRFVWAPALGLRGIMRNVLFRHVFSSTQTGVGGGSLVYGGVLFRPHEAFFTHPQWTALAGWEARLEPHYRTAERMLGASTTPWESVTSSLTREVADHFGGSFAQAPVAVFFGEPGATVPDPYFGGEGPDRTGCTRCGQCMTGCRTGAANRLTKNYLWFAEKHGARVLAEREVVDVTPIGAPDGSDGYRITTRRPGARWRSDPTSITTRGVVFAGGAVGTNALLADCKHRGSLPAISDRLGHLARTNSETVLSVLLPEDIGAWRDVTASSRVVVDGDTQIEFLTYGPRGDFMRLMFTLLIGEGGAARRSLTWVGTVARNPRRWISTLRSGWGARTLMMLVMQPRDNAIRFTARKRLLRSGYRLTTGRDDERPAPTYIDAGHQVARWLAERTGGIAQSSVFEVFGNRPMTAHVLGGAVIGASPATGVVDAQLQVFGYRNMVVGDAAALPANPGVNPALTITALAEHAMSHIPAAGLGR, encoded by the coding sequence GTGAGCAGCACCACCCATCCCCCACTGGACCAGGACTGGGTCGTCGTCGGGTCCGGATTCGGCGGGAGCGTCGCTGCCCTGCGCCTGGCCGAGAAGGGCCACCGCGTCGCCGTGATCGAACGTGGACGCGCGTACGCCGACGAGGAGCTGCCGGCATCGGCCTCGGACAGTCGCCGATTCGTCTGGGCTCCGGCACTGGGACTGCGCGGGATCATGCGCAACGTCCTCTTCCGGCACGTGTTCAGCTCCACCCAGACCGGCGTCGGCGGCGGAAGCCTCGTCTACGGAGGCGTCCTCTTCCGCCCCCACGAGGCCTTCTTCACCCATCCCCAGTGGACGGCGCTCGCCGGATGGGAGGCGCGCCTCGAGCCTCACTACCGGACAGCAGAGCGGATGCTCGGAGCCAGCACGACTCCGTGGGAGTCGGTGACGAGCAGCCTGACCCGCGAAGTCGCTGATCATTTCGGCGGCAGCTTCGCCCAGGCGCCGGTGGCCGTGTTCTTCGGCGAGCCGGGCGCCACCGTGCCGGATCCCTACTTTGGCGGCGAGGGCCCGGACCGCACGGGGTGCACCCGGTGCGGGCAGTGCATGACGGGTTGTCGCACCGGTGCCGCCAACCGGCTCACGAAGAACTACCTCTGGTTCGCCGAGAAGCACGGTGCCCGGGTGCTCGCGGAGCGCGAGGTGGTGGACGTGACTCCGATCGGCGCCCCTGATGGAAGCGACGGCTACCGGATCACCACGCGCCGCCCCGGTGCCCGCTGGCGCAGCGACCCAACCAGCATCACCACACGCGGGGTGGTGTTCGCGGGTGGCGCGGTGGGAACCAACGCGCTCCTCGCAGACTGCAAGCACCGAGGTTCCCTGCCCGCCATCAGCGACCGACTGGGGCACCTCGCGCGCACCAACAGCGAGACCGTGCTGTCCGTCCTGCTGCCTGAGGACATCGGGGCGTGGCGGGACGTCACCGCGAGCAGTCGGGTCGTCGTCGACGGCGACACCCAGATCGAGTTCCTCACCTATGGACCACGAGGCGACTTCATGCGGCTGATGTTCACGCTCCTCATCGGCGAGGGCGGCGCCGCCCGTCGCAGCCTGACCTGGGTCGGCACAGTGGCGCGAAACCCCCGCCGATGGATCTCCACGCTGCGATCAGGCTGGGGAGCGCGCACGCTGATGATGCTGGTCATGCAGCCGCGCGACAACGCGATCCGGTTCACGGCCAGGAAGCGGTTGCTGCGGAGCGGGTACCGACTCACGACAGGGCGTGACGACGAGCGGCCCGCCCCGACGTACATCGATGCAGGTCATCAGGTCGCGAGGTGGTTGGCGGAGCGCACCGGAGGCATCGCGCAGAGCAGTGTCTTCGAGGTCTTCGGCAACCGGCCGATGACCGCGCACGTGCTCGGCGGCGCAGTGATCGGCGCGAGCCCGGCGACCGGGGTCGTGGACGCCCAGCTGCAGGTGTTCGGCTACCGGAACATGGTCGTCGGCGACGCCGCCGCCCTGCCGGCCAACCCCGGCGTGAACCCGGCGCTGACGATCACCGCGCTGGCCGAGCACGCCATGTCGCACATCCCTGCCGCCGGTTTGGGACGATGA
- a CDS encoding TetR/AcrR family transcriptional regulator has translation MARDSTVTDSPSNGIAERLIEAAVAMLAEEGPSAIKARTVAARAGMSSMVVYNYFGGIPELLSAVEDHGFNQLGEAFAAVGASEDPVADLFTMALTTLAYARANPHLYDAMFGLSTRATYRPTPAKGERRAGHSPAFNAAYAHVIEAAERLRTVGELTIDHPAAAAGAMWSYVHGYITLELSNHFAEFADPVRQVLVPMGVTFCVGLGADRASALASHETALRRAWHPGP, from the coding sequence ATGGCGAGAGATTCCACGGTGACCGACAGCCCCTCCAACGGGATAGCCGAGCGACTCATCGAGGCCGCGGTCGCCATGCTCGCCGAGGAGGGCCCCTCGGCGATCAAGGCCAGGACGGTGGCTGCGCGAGCCGGCATGTCGAGCATGGTCGTCTACAACTACTTCGGAGGCATCCCCGAGCTGCTCAGCGCGGTGGAGGACCACGGCTTCAACCAGCTCGGCGAGGCTTTCGCAGCGGTCGGCGCGAGCGAGGATCCCGTGGCCGACCTGTTCACGATGGCACTCACCACGCTGGCCTACGCACGGGCTAACCCGCACCTGTACGACGCGATGTTCGGCCTCTCGACTCGTGCGACCTATCGACCCACACCCGCCAAGGGCGAACGCCGAGCCGGTCACTCCCCCGCGTTCAACGCGGCATACGCCCATGTGATCGAGGCAGCCGAGAGACTCCGCACAGTTGGCGAGCTCACGATCGACCACCCGGCCGCCGCGGCCGGCGCAATGTGGAGCTACGTCCACGGCTACATCACCCTCGAGCTGTCCAACCACTTCGCCGAGTTCGCCGACCCGGTCCGTCAGGTGCTGGTCCCGATGGGGGTCACGTTCTGCGTCGGCCTCGGGGCCGACCGTGCCTCGGCCCTCGCCTCGCACGAGACCGCGCTCCGGCGTGCCTGGCACCCGGGACCCTGA
- a CDS encoding enoyl-CoA hydratase/isomerase family protein, whose product MAQEVRGNLEIEDRGAVLVARIDGGPLGLFGNDIAEQLDALVDRADRDPAVQAVVFIGTHPDRFVSHAEVRWLQEGGATVPSVGVRGASALAHTARGVNRAGGLKAALGKTPLWPAVQLERVHQTFLKMNRSGVIFIAALNGSALGLGAEFCWANDLRVMADGDYFIGQPEVLLGIMPGGGGSQRLPRLVGNHKALLAILSGEPFTPAQALEIGAVDDVVAPDRVLDRAIELAQHLGSRPKASRAAIKRSVYFGGSASLEEGLHIERSEFLATALSAIGQELMLDYMANTDAAGELPLYQPGVFDEVLQAGTTRGAGAPQKEDQR is encoded by the coding sequence ATGGCACAAGAAGTACGAGGCAACCTCGAGATCGAGGACCGAGGCGCGGTGCTGGTCGCCCGCATCGACGGCGGCCCGCTCGGCCTGTTCGGCAACGACATCGCCGAACAGCTCGACGCGCTGGTCGACCGGGCTGACCGCGACCCGGCCGTGCAGGCCGTTGTCTTCATCGGCACCCACCCGGACCGCTTCGTCTCGCACGCGGAGGTGCGCTGGCTGCAGGAGGGCGGGGCGACCGTCCCCTCCGTCGGTGTCCGCGGCGCCTCCGCGCTCGCCCACACAGCGCGCGGAGTGAATCGCGCCGGCGGGCTGAAGGCGGCACTCGGCAAGACACCGCTATGGCCCGCGGTCCAGCTGGAGCGGGTGCACCAGACCTTCCTCAAGATGAACCGCAGCGGCGTCATCTTCATCGCCGCCCTCAACGGGTCGGCGCTCGGCCTCGGTGCCGAGTTCTGCTGGGCCAACGACCTGCGTGTCATGGCTGACGGGGACTACTTCATCGGCCAGCCCGAGGTCCTGCTCGGGATCATGCCGGGCGGCGGCGGCAGCCAGCGGCTCCCGCGGCTGGTCGGCAACCACAAGGCGCTGCTGGCGATCCTGTCGGGTGAGCCGTTCACGCCTGCACAGGCACTGGAGATCGGCGCCGTGGATGACGTCGTCGCCCCGGACCGGGTGCTCGACCGGGCGATCGAGCTCGCCCAGCACCTCGGCTCGCGACCGAAGGCATCGCGGGCGGCGATCAAGCGATCGGTCTACTTCGGCGGATCGGCGAGCCTGGAGGAGGGACTGCACATCGAGCGCTCGGAGTTCCTCGCCACCGCGCTCTCTGCCATCGGCCAGGAGTTGATGCTCGACTACATGGCCAATACCGACGCCGCGGGCGAGCTGCCGCTCTACCAGCCTGGCGTCTTCGACGAGGTGCTTCAGGCGGGCACCACCCGTGGGGCCGGCGCCCCGCAGAAGGAGGACCAGCGATGA
- a CDS encoding winged helix-turn-helix transcriptional regulator, with amino-acid sequence MNVFKRSWDLDIVAAGSLGVCRFDDFQRTLGISRKVLSERLKWLTGAGILERRKYQNAPDRYEYLLTEKGRGLLPVLAAMKQWEERWGQ; translated from the coding sequence GTGAACGTCTTCAAGCGCTCGTGGGACCTCGACATCGTCGCGGCGGGGTCTCTGGGCGTGTGCCGGTTCGATGACTTCCAGAGGACCCTCGGCATCTCGCGGAAGGTTCTCTCGGAGCGCCTGAAGTGGCTCACCGGCGCCGGGATCCTGGAGCGGCGGAAGTATCAGAACGCTCCGGACCGCTACGAATACCTGCTGACCGAAAAGGGGCGTGGCCTGCTGCCGGTTCTCGCCGCGATGAAGCAGTGGGAGGAGCGGTGGGGGCAGTGA
- a CDS encoding class I adenylate-forming enzyme family protein encodes MTLSTLIDRRAIDDPTGPAVADSAQSLTNADLLGRVRAAAGHLADLGIGAGDVVALKLTNRVEFVVLLFAAWRLGATVTPINPALTDAESARQLDDSSARLLVVEAGAHSIGDIATLSVADLRMEDGRGAAQPVEDPSALALLIYTSGTTGVPKGVMLDHANLDAMTSMGRDALRAGPDDRCLLILPLFHVNGIVVSVLTPLLVGASVVIADRFNPQTFFEILEKERPTFFSAVPTIYSMLAALPDDVRPDTSSVRFAVCGAAPASAELLARFEDRFGFPLVEGYGLSEATCGSTINPVDGPRKTGTVGRAFPGQELRILGADGNEVVTGEAGEVEVRGDNVMRGYLGRPEETAAVISSDGWLRTGDVGRLDDDGYLTLVGRSKEMIIRGGENIYPKEIEDVLASDPAVLEAAVIGVPDEKWGEVVVAFVQARPGATVDIDALHARCSERLSGYKRPAVIRLLDMLPKSAVGKLDKRSLRDGLVRA; translated from the coding sequence ATGACGCTCTCCACGCTCATCGACCGGCGCGCCATCGACGATCCGACCGGTCCAGCCGTCGCCGACTCGGCCCAGAGCCTGACCAACGCCGACCTCCTCGGCCGCGTCCGTGCAGCAGCCGGGCATCTTGCTGACCTGGGGATCGGCGCTGGGGACGTTGTCGCCCTCAAGCTCACCAACCGTGTCGAGTTCGTCGTGCTCCTCTTCGCCGCCTGGCGCCTCGGCGCGACCGTCACGCCGATCAACCCGGCCCTGACAGACGCTGAGAGCGCACGGCAGCTCGACGACTCAAGCGCGAGGTTGCTCGTCGTTGAAGCCGGCGCGCACTCGATCGGCGACATCGCCACCCTGTCAGTCGCGGACCTGCGCATGGAGGACGGGCGAGGCGCGGCGCAGCCTGTCGAGGACCCCTCCGCCCTGGCCCTGCTGATCTACACCTCGGGCACGACTGGCGTGCCCAAGGGGGTCATGCTCGACCACGCCAACCTGGACGCCATGACGTCCATGGGGCGCGATGCCCTCAGGGCCGGTCCAGACGATCGTTGCCTGCTGATCCTGCCGCTCTTCCACGTCAACGGGATCGTCGTCAGTGTCCTGACACCGCTCCTCGTCGGGGCCAGTGTCGTCATCGCGGACCGGTTCAACCCGCAGACGTTCTTCGAGATCCTCGAGAAGGAGCGACCCACCTTCTTCTCCGCCGTTCCCACGATCTACAGCATGCTCGCGGCCCTCCCCGACGACGTACGACCAGACACCAGCTCGGTGAGGTTCGCCGTCTGCGGCGCTGCGCCGGCCTCGGCCGAGCTGCTCGCCCGCTTCGAGGACCGCTTCGGGTTTCCGCTGGTCGAGGGCTATGGGCTCTCCGAAGCCACCTGCGGCTCGACCATCAACCCGGTCGATGGCCCGCGCAAGACTGGCACCGTCGGAAGGGCATTCCCCGGTCAGGAGCTGCGCATCCTCGGCGCGGACGGCAACGAAGTGGTGACCGGCGAGGCCGGCGAGGTGGAAGTCCGGGGTGACAACGTCATGCGCGGCTATCTCGGTCGCCCGGAGGAAACTGCCGCCGTCATCAGCAGCGACGGCTGGCTTCGCACCGGAGACGTCGGTCGACTCGATGACGACGGCTACCTCACGCTCGTCGGCAGGTCCAAGGAGATGATCATCCGCGGCGGCGAGAACATCTACCCCAAGGAGATCGAGGACGTCCTCGCCAGCGACCCTGCCGTCCTCGAGGCCGCTGTCATCGGCGTACCCGACGAGAAGTGGGGCGAGGTCGTCGTGGCCTTCGTCCAGGCCCGCCCGGGCGCGACGGTCGACATTGACGCACTCCATGCGCGCTGCAGTGAGCGGCTCAGCGGCTACAAGCGCCCCGCGGTCATCCGCCTTCTGGACATGCTGCCGAAGAGCGCCGTGGGAAAGCTCGACAAGCGGTCGCTGCGTGACGGGCTTGTGCGCGCGTAA